One window of Mesorhizobium loti R88b genomic DNA carries:
- a CDS encoding GntR family transcriptional regulator, translating to MSDAADQIFATLKQSSQSGAPLYLQLRKSIEDAVNRGLIGPGDALPSERDIATKADISRVTVRKAVQDLVKGGILVQRHGSGTFVAPRMERVEQSLSRLTSFTEDMARRGMAVRSQWLDRGLYAPSPDEMMVLGLSSSELVARVARLRIANDTPLAIERASLSASVLPDPAGIGSSLYAALQLTGNRPVRAVQRISAANLGDSDARLLEVPPGIAGLHIERISYLASGKVIEFTRSIYRGDAYDFVAELRLTGPSEEGRP from the coding sequence ATGAGCGACGCCGCCGACCAGATCTTCGCCACGCTGAAACAATCTTCGCAAAGCGGCGCGCCGCTCTATCTGCAGCTGCGCAAGAGCATCGAGGATGCGGTCAATCGCGGCCTGATCGGGCCGGGCGATGCCCTGCCTTCCGAGCGCGACATCGCCACCAAGGCCGACATTTCGCGCGTCACCGTGCGCAAGGCGGTGCAGGATCTGGTGAAGGGCGGCATCCTGGTCCAGCGCCACGGCTCCGGCACCTTCGTGGCGCCGCGCATGGAGCGCGTCGAGCAGTCGCTGTCGCGGCTGACCTCCTTCACCGAGGACATGGCTCGGCGCGGCATGGCGGTGCGTTCGCAATGGCTCGACCGTGGGCTCTACGCGCCCTCGCCCGACGAGATGATGGTGCTTGGCCTGTCGTCGAGCGAACTGGTGGCGCGCGTGGCGCGCCTGCGCATCGCCAATGACACGCCGCTGGCCATCGAACGTGCCTCGCTGTCGGCCAGCGTGCTGCCCGACCCGGCGGGCATCGGTTCCTCGCTCTATGCGGCGTTGCAACTGACCGGCAACCGGCCAGTGCGCGCGGTGCAGCGCATCTCGGCCGCCAATCTCGGCGACAGCGATGCGCGCCTGCTCGAAGTACCGCCTGGCATTGCCGGCCTGCACATCGAACGCATTTCCTATCTGGCGAGCGGCAAGGTGATCGAATTCACCCGCTCCATCTACCGGGGCGACGCCTATGATTTCGTCGCCGAACTGCGGCTGACAGGGCCGAGCGAAGAGGGCCGACCATGA